In Musa acuminata AAA Group cultivar baxijiao chromosome BXJ3-9, Cavendish_Baxijiao_AAA, whole genome shotgun sequence, a single genomic region encodes these proteins:
- the LOC135648775 gene encoding LOB domain-containing protein CRL1-like produces the protein MTGFGSPCGACKFLRRKCVRGCVFAPYFCHEQGAAHFAAIHKVFGASNFSKLLLHLPLADRSEAAVTISYEAQARLQDPVYGCVAHIFALQQQVVNLQAQLASLKAQEAQGLGSGSATNQTPQEDKHSPFQQDGQRFFQTGDGRMLPPFSSISSMSIENMNNYSSGPSDPNYLQSSQEYDRHYEISDDHMSFGTEGGGFAMASPDMQASTWRSAYHDMEDLQSIALAYLGRP, from the exons ATGACAGGTTTTGGCTCTCCCTGTGGAGCTTGCAAATTCCTGAGGAGGAAGTGTGTCAGGGGCTGCGTCTTCGCCCCGTACTTCTGCCATGAACAAGGCGCGGCGCACTTTGCAGCAATCCACAAGGTCTTCGGGGCGAGCAATTTCTCGAAGCTCCTATTGCACCTCCCTTTGGCTGATCGATCTGAGGCTGCAGTCACCATCTCTTACGAAGCCCAAGCTAGGCTGCAAGATCCTGTCTATGGTTGCGTCGCGCATATCTTCGCCCTCCAACAACAA GTTGTCAATCTACAAGCACAACTAGCCTCTCTCAAGGCTCAAGAAGCTCAAGGACTTGGAAGCGGCAGTGCAACCAATCAAACTCCTCAAGAAGACAAACACTCACCCTTCCAGCAAGATGGTCAAAGGTTCTTTCAAACTGGGGATGGAAGGATGCTACCTCCTTTCTCTTCCATTTCCTCCATGAGTATAGAAAACATGAACAACTACTCCAGTGGCCCTTCAGATCCCAACTATCTTCAGTCCTCTCAGGAATACGACCGCCATTATGAGATTTCTGACGACCACATGTCCTTTGGGACTGAGGGTGGTGGTTTTGCCATGGCCTCTCCTgacatgcaagctagcacttGGAGGTCAGCATATCATGATATGGAAGACCTTCAATCTATAGCATTAGCTTATCTTGGTCGTCCATGA